The DNA window CTGATCCTAGCTTATTGAATACAAAATCCTGATAATGTTTCATATCCCGCACCTGAACTTTGAGTAAAAAATCAAAATCTCCGGAAATATTATAGCATTCGGCTACTTCTTCAATGAGGAGGATATCTTTTACAAATTGATTGCCTATCGCCCGGTCGTGGATTTTCAGTTTAATCTGACAAAACACAGTAAAGCCACGATTCAATTTCTCAGCTTCCAATACCGCTGCATAATGTTTGATATAGCCTTCCTGCTCCAACCTTTTAACCCGTTCAAAAACAGGAGATGGTGAGAGGTTGATTTCTTTGGCAAGCTCCTTTATCGTCAATTTAGCATTCTTTTGCAGGATTCTTAGCAGTTGAAGATCCTTTTCATCAAGTCTTTCCACAGGATATTATTCTTTTTAGCGTTGATTTTTTCAAAAATAAAGAATATTTATCTTTTAAAATAATTAAAAACAAAATTTTATCCTTAAGTTTTGAAATTACACCAATTAAACCACTCAATTATATATCTTTACACCCTATTTTGTTCTTTAAAATACTTCATCAAACGGAAGAGGTTTTACATAACGTAGATTAATAGGGAATCGTGTGAGAATCACGAGCTGTCGCGCAACTGTAAGTAACAACCAAAGGTTTTTATCCGTGTATATCCACTGCCAGAGCGGGAAGGATGATAAAAACCGTTACAAGCCAGGAGACCTGCCTGTTCTGAATTGACAATGCTTTCGCGATTTGAAGCTTTGGGTCATACAGATGATACTTTTTGAACGTGTCCCGACGTTAACGGAAAAACTACGTCCTTATTGTATCTCTCTGATTTCCTTTCTTCTTTCTCCAAAAGTATTGTGAAGCATCCAAAGAGCTTTTAAAATCATAAGTTTAATTTAAAAGTGTAAAAGAAATGCAAACACACCTTCTTGGCTATCCGCGAATTGGTAGCAACAGAGAACTAAAAAAAGCCTGTGAACAATATTGGGCAGGCAAAACATCAATTGATCAGCTTCTGGAAACCGGAAATGCAATCAGCCATCAAAACTGGAAACTTCAGCACGATGCAGGAATAGACCTTATCCCTTGTAATGATTTTTCCTATTATGATCAGGTATTGGATATGACTTTAACAATAGGAGCTATTCCCGAGCGTTATCAGGAAATAGCTTCTGATGAGTCCCGGTCTGAGCTTGACCTTTATTTTGCAATGGCGAGAGGATATCAGAAAAACGGATTAGATATTACAGCGATGGAAATGACCAAATGGTTTGATACCAACTACCATTACATCGTTCCTGAGTTTCAAAAAAATCAGTCATTTAAATTATTTTCAAACAAAATCATCAATGAATTCATTAGTGCCAAACAGGCAGGAATTAATGCAAAACCGGTTATCATTGGTTTGATTACTTATCTTCTTTTAGGAAAAGAAAAAGAGGAGAATTTTGATAAACTGGACCTGGTTTCAAACCTGCTGCCTGTTTATATTCAAATCCTGACAGAGCTTGAAAATCAAGGGGCAGAATATATCCAGTTTGATGAACCATTCCTTGCGTTAGATCTTGATAATAAAGCAAAAGAAGCCTATGAATTGGTTTACAACGAGATCAGAAAACAATTTCCAAATCTTAAAATTATTGTAGCGACTTATTTCGAAGGATTAAAAGACAACACCTCTCTTGCAGTACATCTTCCTGTTGATGTATTACATATTGATCTTGTACGAAACCCGGAACAGCTTGAAGAAATTCTACCATTGCTTCCCAGATCATTAAGTCTTTCTCTGGGCATTGTAGATGGAAGAAACATCTGGAAAAATGATTTTGAAAAATCGTTGCAGTTGGTTAAAAAGGTAATCCATGAAATTGGAACAGAAAGGATATTGATTGCTCCTTCATGTTCATTGCTTCACTCTCCTTTTGATCTTGATTCTGAAAAAGATGAGGCTATTTTATCTCCTGAAATTAAAGAATGGTTAGCTTTTGCCAAACAGAAAGTTCATGAAGTTGTTGCTTTAAAAAAATTGGCAAACAATCCTGATTATCATGCTTTACAACTGTTGGCAGAAAATAAAAAGGCCATAGAAACCCGTAAAGTTTCAACTTTAATTCACAATCAGGAAGTAAAAAACCGTATTGCTATAATCACTGAGGATGATGCGCAAAGGAGAAATCCATTTAATGTAAGAAAAGAAATTCAGCAGAAAGAATTGCAACTTCCTTTATTCCCGACCACAACGATCGGTTCATTTCCTCAAACCAAGGAAGTGAGAAGTTGGAGAGCCCAATTCAAAAAAGGAGAACTTACTGCAGAACAATATGATACTTTATTGAAACAGGAAACGGAAAGGACCATCCACTGGCAGGAAGAGATCGGAATTGATGTACTGGTTCATGGAGAATTTGAACGTAATGATATGGTTGAATATTTTGGCGAACAGCTTTCCGGATTTGCCTTTACCCAAAACGGATGGGTTCAGAGCTATGGAAGCCGTTGTGTAAAACCACCTGTCATTTACGGTGATGTACACCGCCCCCATCCTATGACGGTGTATTGGTCAGAATATGCTCAATCGGTGACAAAAAAATGGGTAAAAGGAATGTTAACCGGCCCTGTAACTATTCTTCAATGGTCTTTTGTACGGGATGATCAGCCTCGCTCATCAACGTGTAAACAAATTGCTCTCGCCATTCGTGATGAGGTGAATGACCTTGAAAAAGCAGGGATCAGAATCATCCAGATCGATGAACCCGCGATCAGAGAAGGTCTTCCGTTAAGAAAATCAGAATGGCAAACTTATCTGAAATGGGCCGTGGAAGCTTTTAGAATTTCGGCTAGTGGTGTTGAGGATGCCACTCAAATCCATACCCATATGTGTTATTCTGAATTCAACGATATTATCCAGAATATTGCAGATATGGATGCCGATGTCATTACCATAGAATGTTCCAGAAGCCAGATGGAGCTGTTAAATGCTTTCGCTGATTTTAAATATCCGAATGAAATTGGCCCCGGTGTATATGACATTCATTCTCCCAGAGTTCCTTCAAAAGAAGAAATGGTAGCACTACTGAGAAAAGCACAGGCGGTTATTCCCGCACAACAACTTTGGGTAAACCCCGATTGTGGACTAAAAACACGCCACTGGGATGAAACAGAGAAGGCTTTAAAAGCTATGGTAGAAGCCTCGCGAGAAGCCAGTCTTGAATATGCAGTTCAGGAAAAATAAAAAAAAATTTGATTGTCATAAAATCAGGGGATTAATCTCCTGATTTTTTTATTATCACAATTTATATTCCGGGAGGTTGTGTAAGAATTCATCCGCTTAAAGTTTATTAAAGAACTGATAAATATCTATTTCGCTCGAAATGTTAAGGCGTCGTCGAAGCCTGCGCTTTCTTTGTTGGACAGATGTATGCAATATAAAAGTATAGCTGGCAATCTCTTTGGATGAAAAATTTAATTTTAGCATGGCACAAAATACAAGTTCTGAGCTTTCAAGATGAGGATTTATATCCATCAATTTGGTTATAAAGCCGGGATAAACCTCTTTAAACCTGGACAGAAATGAAGAATCATTCTTTTTTGCCAAATCCAAAATTTCTTCATAGCGTTTATCTAAAATTTGTCCCTGCAACTCAGTGGCTTTATTATGCAGTATCTCTCTTCTTATCTGTAAAGTCTTTACTTGTCTGTATGAATATATGATGATGATCAAACAAAGAATCCCTAAAGAAATAATGGTGTACTGCATCCGTCCATGTTGTTTCTCATCATCCTTTTTAATCTCCGCGATAAATTTTTCCATGACTGGTTTAAGGATTGATTTCTGGCTATATTCTATTTTTTCTTTTTCATGACTGTATAGATCTTCATAATAATGTGCTTTTTGTTTGTTTCCGATTTCTTTATAAAGCCTGGTCATCCAGCTATACAATTCTGAAAAATAAAAAGAACCATATACCTTGTTAATAGCATTAAGCGCCTGTAAAGATGCTAAATAATCAACCTCTGATTCTTTGTATTGATGTTGATTGAAATAATATTTTCCTTTGATGAGATTAATATGATAATTAAGATAGTCCGGCTGATCAGCGATTTTATGAAGATCTACAGCATGTTGTGCTTTTTGCAAATAGGTAAAAGCAGAGTCAAGCTTACCTGATGTACGATAAAATTCTGCCATATCACAGAGAATCTCTGCCCGATCATCGGTAAGCTCTAGAGCTTTATGAAAATAAGTTGTACAAGAATCTCTTTGGGAACTGAAATATAAATATGCCCCTCTATCTTTATAAAACAATGATAAATAGTACTTTTTTTGTTCTACATCTCCAAGCTGGCTAACGGTTTTAATAGCTTTGGCATTATAATAAAGAGAGTTATCATGCATATTAAGATACCTGCTCAATCTGGCATAAGATTCATGCAAAATGGCTTCAGTCCTAATATCGGGAAAGGTTTCGAGAATCTTTTCTGTTTTTTTTAATAGAAAAACTGCATACTTTGTGTTTCCGGACGAAATACTTAATTCTGCAAGATTAGTGTAGCATAGCATCTTATCCCGTTCATATCCATTTTGCTCTGAAATTTTTAAATATTCTCTCTGCAAATTAACATACTCCGTATATTTCCCTGATTTTAATAGCTTATGACTTTCCTTTATTAATGACCAGCTCAATGTTTTATCCAGACCTTCTTTTTGAGAAGAATGGCAAGACAAAATTATACTAATAAGTAAGAGAAGCATACTGTATTTATTGATACTACTTTTCATTTCCCATCAAATGTTTTTTGTGTTCTTTTGATTACTAATTTCCTTTCTCTTTGATACGTTGCTCATACTCTTAATTATGAGTTTTTATGAGATAATTTCTATTTTAATATTACAAAATATATCAAAACAATAATCAAAATCTGAGAATAGCCTACTAATATTATAATTTCAGTAAAAAAATAATTCACTATTTAGATACTTACTAAAAAAATAAAAGATTTTAAATCGAAATTAGTTTTTTATACTTCTGTTCGATCTTTAAAAATTTTAAAAAGAGGCCAATTTTGCTCATACTTTTTTTTATTATGACGTTAAGTAAAAAATTTCAATACACACTCAGAGACTATTTCATCCAGATTTACTTGTAATCAGATTTGTTTTAATACCATAAAAATTTACCGTAGCTTTAACCTTATCAATAAACAGACTCATATGAAATCTATTCTTCTTGGTATTAGTTTTTGTGTAAGCTTTTCTCTGCTATCAGCTCAAACTGATGGGGCGATGAAACAAACTAGACAAGATTCTTTTCTATCACAAAATGACAGAAATCTGGAACAATGGCTGAAAGAAAATAAAATTCCTACTCTTGGACTTGGTATTATTAAAAACGGAAAAGTGGAGAAAGCTAAAGTGTACGGCGATTATCAGAACGGAAAATTTTCCCCGGATAATATGCGATTTAATGTAGCCTCATTAACCAAACCGGTTACCGCCATGATTGCTTTGAAACTGGCAAGCGAAGGAAAATGGGATATAGATGAACCTCTTTACAAATATTGGACAGATCCGGACATAGCCAATGATCCCCGAAACAAAATGCTAACTACGAGACTTATTGTAAGCCATCAGACAGGCTTTCCAAACTGGCGTGCATTAAACCCAAATGGGAAACTGGGTTTTCAGTTTGATCCCGGGACGAAATATCAATATTCAGGAGAAGGTTTTGAATATTTACGAAAGGCTTTAGAAAATAAATTCCATAAACCTCTTAGTCAACTTGGACAGGAATTGATCTTTAAACCTTTACGAATGAAAGATACCTCTTATATCTGGGATGAAACGACGGATGCCTCCCGTATTGCAATTGGATATGATAAAGATGGAAAAGCTTATGAACCTGTTAAAAGAGGAACAGCCAATGGTGCCGATGATTTGATGACAACTGTTTCGGATTATAGCCACTTTCTAATTAGTGTCATGAATGGTGAGGGACTTTCTAAAAAGATTTTTTCGGAGATGCAAACCGGTCAGATAGCTACAGAAAAGGGAAAACATTTCGGACTTGGGTTTGAATTGTATGATCTTGGGAATGACACCACCGCCTTGTCTCATGGTGGATCAGATGAAGGAGTACGAACTTTATTCGTGATTATTCCCAAAACTAAAGAAGGTATTGTCATTTTTACCAATAGCGACGAAGGAACTAAAGTCTATAAAAAGCTTCTCACTGATTTTATGGGAAATTACGGAAAGAAAATTGTTGAAATTGAAATGAAATAAGAAAATGCACCAGGGAAACTGATTATCCAATACACTTTTCATTAATAAAAATAAAATAACCAGAAATTGTCTTTAAGGGAGCTAAGAGTAAGATAGACAGTCTTAAAAGCGGTAAAATAATTCTAACAGTACTTATCATTTCACATTAAAACAAATTAATAATGAATAAGTTATGATTTTTTAAATTTAATTCCTTAATTTTGCACCCCGAAAATAAGGATAGATCATATGAAAAAACTTGGCGAACACAGAACACTTCTTGGAGTTGATAAAAATGTAACTTTAAAAGAATTAAAGACCATTTACAGGAATACGATGAAAGATACGCATCCTGATAAGTTTATCAATGACGAAGCCGGAAAACTTGAAGCAGAAGAAAAAAGTAAATCTGTGATTGAAGCCTATCATTTCCTGGTAAGCATTAATGCAGAAACTCAGGAGAAATATAAGGAAGAATATACTGAAACGATTACCAAATCCAATATTCAGGATTTTTATCTTGAAAAAGCAATATTGACGGTTCAGCATTTGAACGGAGAAATGTATGAATATATTGGTGTTCCAAGAAATACTTATATCAAAATGGTGAATGCGGATTCTCCAAGCCGTTTTGCAAGAAGACATATCTATGGAAATTTTATCTACAGAAAGTCCGGTGAGGCAATGGCAGATTAATTTTTCACATAAAAAATAAATGAAGACTTTCGGTGTATTCCGGAAGTCTTTTTTTATTGTGAAAATGGAAAAATAGTATGTTTGGCTAAAGCCGAGATTCATACTATAAAATTAAACGGGCTAAAGCCTAGTGGTGTTCGGAAGATTTTTTCTTCCGATTTTCATTTTTGGTTACTTAAGTTTTATCTTTGATAAGTATACTTATTAATATGTCCATTTTCAACGAACACAAAATTTCAGTTTCCCAGTTGTTAAGCTTTATTCCTGAAGCCCTTTTATCCCATCTTTCAGCCAATACTAAAGTAGATCATTATTCTAAAGTTCTTCAAGGCAGAAAGATGTTTTATCTTCTATTATTTGCCATTACCAGCAGTGAAAAATTAAGCCAGCGAACACTGGAAGACACATTTAAAGATCCTGTATTTAAGGCTTTATTCAATCTTGATGAAACTGAAACTGTCAGACGCAGTTCTATTTCTGAGAGGCTTTCGAAAATCGATTCAGGATACTTTAAAGAAATCTACGATTGTATTTATAATATGTTCTGTGATTCCTATAACCCGGCAGAAAGAGAAAAATATGATTTAATAAGAACAGATAGCACTGTTATTGGTGAAGCCGCTGGAAAATTAAAAGAAGGCATTGCTCAAAACGGAGGTAAGAAATTTATTAAGTACAGTGTCTTATTTGATGGACTACTTCCTTGTGGAGTTGAAATTTACAATACTCCCAAATACTGTGCAGAAGATAATGCTCTTTCTGAAGCTGTATTGCAACATGTGAAAAGAGAAAAAGAACATGCCAATATTTATATTATAGATAAAGGATTGGGTTCTGCCCAAAGAATGAAAGAATTTGATGATAAAGGGGTGTTTTTTGTTATAAGATCTAAAGAAAATAGAAAACATGAAGAAATAAAGTCTTTTATTGAAAAAGATCAGAATATCGACTTAGGAGAAATTGTACTGATAAAAGACAGTTTAGTAAAGCTATATTCGTCAAAACCTGTCCCAACTCAAAAAGGGAAAACTTATAATAAAGAGGAACAAATTGAAACACATTTCAGATTGGTTGTAGTAAGCAGCAAACAGCAACCTGAAAAAGAATTTTGGTTTCTGACCAATGACTTTCAAATCTCTGCAAAAGATATTGCGAATTATTATCGAAAAAGATGGGATATTGAAGTTTTTTTTAGATTTCTAAAACAGGAACTTCATGCAAGTCATCTTCTTTCACTCAATAAAAATGGTATAGAAGTAATGATTTACATGACTCTTATTACAGCTATGCTTATACTGATCTATAAAAAAGCAAATAATATAGGATATAAAACAGCCAAAAGAAGATTTGCTATGGAGATAAGAAACCTTGCCATATCCATATTAATAATAGGGGCAGGTGGAAATCCTGATAAAGTCTTTAAAACTTAAAATAAAATGGTCGGACATTCTTCCGACCACCACTAGGCTTTAGCCCGCTCCTATTGATATAGCATCATGGTATAGAACATTTTAGGAAAAGACATCAATAGAAATGGGCTTTAGCCCATTTACATGTCAAAAGATCCATTTGGCTTTAGCCAAAACTTAGATTCATAACCACAATTACTATTTCATCCAGAAACAAAAAGCGCCTCAGAAATTCTGAAGCGCTTTCGGTTAATTAATTATAGGTTTAATTTATTTGTCTAAATGTTTAGGCGTAAATCCGTCTTCATTCAGTTCTCTGTGTACGTATTCTGCTTTCATTTCAGCTTCATAGTCTACTTTGGTATCTTTCCCCATTCTTCGTAGAATAGAATCAAATAATGAGTACACTACCGGTACGATAATCAAGGTAAGGAATAGAGACGATGTCAAACCACCGATTACTACCCATGCAAGACCTTTGTTCATCTCTGCTCCTGCTCCGGTTGCCAATGCAATCGGTAACATCCCGAAGATCATCGCGATTGTTGTCATCAGGATCGGACGAAGACGGGCGTGGTTAGCCTGAATTAACGCATCATGGGTGGTTGCTCCCGCTGCTTTTCTTGCATTCGTAAAGTCAACGATCATAATCGCGTTCTTCGCCACAAGACCAATCAACATGATCATTCCCAGCATCGTGAAGATGTTTAATGAATTAGCAGTCAAAGCAAGGATAACCATTACTCCGATCATTGCTAACGGAATAGAGAACAATACGACGAAAGGATACACAAAACTGTCATATAATGACACCATTACCAGATATACCAATACGATAGCTGCTAATAATGCAATCCCTAAGGTACCGAAACCTTCCTGCTGGTTTTCCATATCACCACTCCAGATATAATCTACCCCGATAGGTTTTTTACCATTCATAAATTTGGCTGCCCACTCGTTGGCAACGTCTCCAACAGGTCTACCTACCGCTTTAGCTCTTACTTTTACTGAAGGAGATTTATCTCTACGTTCAAGCAAACTCGGCCCTGAACCCATTTTCACATCAGCAAACTGGCTCAGACGAACCTGCTGCCCTTGTGGGTTTGTAAACATTAGATTTTTAACATCATCAATAGATTGTCTGTTGACGTCTCCAAAGCGAATGTTAATGTCATATTCATATTCTCCGGCTTTGAATTTCCCATCAGTGTTTCCGTTAAATGCGGTTTGCATAGTCTGTCCTACACTTGAAACATTCAGGCCTAAAGAAGCCATTTTATCTCTATCAAGAGTTACCTGTACTTCAGGGTTACCTGAGTCTGTAGATAATTCTGCATCTACTGCTCCGGGAACTTTTTTCAATAATTCCAGGATTCTTGTCGCTTCTTTTACAGCCGTTGCATTATCCGGAGCGGTTACTACCATTTCAATCGGAGCATTTTCCGCCCCCATGATACCGATCGGAGCTGTTTTAAATTCAACACCTGTGAATTTCTCTTCTAATGCTCTTTTTACTTTTGCAGCTTTGATGTTTGTACTTTCCGAACGTTCAGATTTATCTGTTAAATTTACCTGAACCTCTGATTGGTACGTTGTCGCCTGAGCTCCACCAAAACCTGTTGATTGCTGACCAACTGTTGTAATTAAGTCTACAACGTCTTTATCATTTCTCAAATACTTCTCTACATCCAGCGTCAATTGGTTGGTCTTTTCAATGGTAGCATCTTTCGAAAGCTCCATTTGTACCAGGAACTGACCACGGTCAATCGGTGGGAAGAACTCTCCTCCAATGAACCCGAATATTACCAGTGAGAATGAACTGATCAAAACAATGAACGTAATTACTACTGTTGAAATTCTTCTTAATGTTGTTTTCAAACACCATTCAAGAATGCCAGTAATCCAGTGAGTAAATTTGTCAATAAGACTTTCAAACCAAAGGATAAATTTCTCGAACCAGTTTTTACCTGTCAGGTGCTCCAGTTTACCAAATCTTGAAGATAACCAAGGAATAATAGTAAATGAGGCCAACAATGATAATAAGGTTGCAATAACCACCGTGACGCAGAACTGAGCCAAAATATTAGCAACAAGACCCGAACTCATCGCAATCGGTAAGAATACCACTACAATTACCAAGGTAATCGCCGCTACTGTAAATCCGATTTCCGAAGCTCCGTCATAGGCTGCCCTGATCTTACTTTTACCCATTTCCATGTGACGGTAAATGTTTTCAAGTACCACAATCGCATCATCCACCAGAATACCTACCACAAGCGAAAGTCCCAGTAAACTCATTAAGTTCAATGTATATCCCATCAAATTCATTCCGATGAACGCTGCTACCAATGAAGCAGGGATGGAAACCATTACAATAAATGCATTTCTGATACTGTGAAGGAACAATAGCATTACAATTGCTACAAGAATAATCGCCAGGAATAAGTCGAAAATAACGTGGTTAGCTGATTCCAGGGTAAAATCTGTAGTATCATTTACTACTTTTACTTTTATTCCCTGAATTTTATATGCTTCTTCTACTGTTTTAATTGTTTTCTGAACACTTTCAGATACAGCCACCGCGTTGGCGTCAGACTGCTTTTTAACCTGCATTAAAATCGTTGGAAACTGATTGAATCTTGCTACTTTTTCAACATCTTTCTGAGAGTCAAAAACCGTTGCAACATCAGATAAACGCACCTGAGCTCCATTTTTATTGGAAACAACAAGGCTGTTCATTTCTGCAATCGACTTATATTTTCCGGATAATCTGATCGTAGATTTTGTAGTTCTGGTTTTCAAACTTCCTGTAGGGAAATCTAAGTTTGAGGCCAAAATCGCCTGCTGCACATCACCAATTGAAAGGCCATACCCCTGTAATTTTTTCTCATCAAGATTCACCTGAATTTCTCTTTCCTGACCTCCTACAAGATCAACCTGTGCAACCCCATTCACACGGGAGAAAATCGGTTCGATCTTTTTATCTAATAGGTCATAAAGGTCTTTACTATTCAGTTTATCAGATGAGATACTCATCGTGATAATGGGTAAGTCATCTAAAGAGAATTTATTCAGTGATGGTGCTTTCACGTCTTTAGGGAAATCTGCCAGAATAGCATTTACCTTACGTTGTGCATCATTTAAAGCAAAATCTACATCAGCTCCGTTATTCAGCTGTACCATAATTACGGATAAGCTTTCATAGGAAGAAGATTCTACTTTCTTTACATTTTCCAAAGAACCAACGGCATCCTCAATCTTTCGGGTGACGGAAGTTTCCACCTCTGCAGGTGATGCTCCCGGATAAACCGTAGAAATAGTTACCATATTGGTTTCAAATTTCGGAATCAATTCGTATCCCATGAGCGTATAACTCAGGATACCTCCCAGCGTTAGAATTGTAAATAATACAATTACCAACGAGGGTCTTTTAATCGATATTTCTGCTAACTTCATAAACCTACTACTTTATAATGTTTACCTTAGATCCGTTATCCAGGTTGATCTGTCCACTGGTTACGATTTGCTCACCTCCATTCAATCCGCTTAAAACCTGAACTTTATCACCGTAAATTTTTCCAACAGTCACTTTAATCATTTTAGCCACTCCGTTTTCAACAACAAATAGCTGTCCTGAACTCACTCCGTTTACAAATGCTTCTGCAGGAACGGTCAACATATTCTGAGTTTCTGCACCGTGATTTGTTTTAAATGTAGCTGTGGCATACATACCGGCTTTTAGGTTTCCTCTGTTCTGAACTTCGATTTCAACCGGGAAATTCAAAGAAGCATCACTTTTAGGAGCGATAAATGTAATTCTACCAACGAAAGAATCCTCCGGTAAAACATTCACATTAATCGGAACTTCCTGACCCAGCTGAATTCTTCCGATCTGGCTTTCATCCACTAAAACAGATAGCTTTAAACTGTTAATATTAACAATTTCAAACATTGAAGTACCAACGGAAACAACAGTTCCAGGTTCAACCATTTTTTTATTAATCGTACCACTGATTCCGGCACGGATGCTTGTATCGTTTACTCTTACACCCTGAGCTTTTACTGCAACCTGCATGTTTTTCAGCTGCAGCCTTGAGTTATCCAGTTGTTGTTTTGTAACCCCTCCGGTTTTATATGCGTTTTCGTAACGTTGGTTGTCGATTATTGCATTCTGTAAGTTATTTTGAGCCTGACTCAC is part of the Chryseobacterium lactis genome and encodes:
- a CDS encoding efflux RND transporter permease subunit, whose translation is MKLAEISIKRPSLVIVLFTILTLGGILSYTLMGYELIPKFETNMVTISTVYPGASPAEVETSVTRKIEDAVGSLENVKKVESSSYESLSVIMVQLNNGADVDFALNDAQRKVNAILADFPKDVKAPSLNKFSLDDLPIITMSISSDKLNSKDLYDLLDKKIEPIFSRVNGVAQVDLVGGQEREIQVNLDEKKLQGYGLSIGDVQQAILASNLDFPTGSLKTRTTKSTIRLSGKYKSIAEMNSLVVSNKNGAQVRLSDVATVFDSQKDVEKVARFNQFPTILMQVKKQSDANAVAVSESVQKTIKTVEEAYKIQGIKVKVVNDTTDFTLESANHVIFDLFLAIILVAIVMLLFLHSIRNAFIVMVSIPASLVAAFIGMNLMGYTLNLMSLLGLSLVVGILVDDAIVVLENIYRHMEMGKSKIRAAYDGASEIGFTVAAITLVIVVVFLPIAMSSGLVANILAQFCVTVVIATLLSLLASFTIIPWLSSRFGKLEHLTGKNWFEKFILWFESLIDKFTHWITGILEWCLKTTLRRISTVVITFIVLISSFSLVIFGFIGGEFFPPIDRGQFLVQMELSKDATIEKTNQLTLDVEKYLRNDKDVVDLITTVGQQSTGFGGAQATTYQSEVQVNLTDKSERSESTNIKAAKVKRALEEKFTGVEFKTAPIGIMGAENAPIEMVVTAPDNATAVKEATRILELLKKVPGAVDAELSTDSGNPEVQVTLDRDKMASLGLNVSSVGQTMQTAFNGNTDGKFKAGEYEYDINIRFGDVNRQSIDDVKNLMFTNPQGQQVRLSQFADVKMGSGPSLLERRDKSPSVKVRAKAVGRPVGDVANEWAAKFMNGKKPIGVDYIWSGDMENQQEGFGTLGIALLAAIVLVYLVMVSLYDSFVYPFVVLFSIPLAMIGVMVILALTANSLNIFTMLGMIMLIGLVAKNAIMIVDFTNARKAAGATTHDALIQANHARLRPILMTTIAMIFGMLPIALATGAGAEMNKGLAWVVIGGLTSSLFLTLIIVPVVYSLFDSILRRMGKDTKVDYEAEMKAEYVHRELNEDGFTPKHLDK
- a CDS encoding efflux RND transporter periplasmic adaptor subunit, with the translated sequence MKKTLIYIIVAAVLVGLAAYKIAGNKEKQTKEVKEVAKQVDKINVNIVTVSRENIDTDYSANGTFLPKQEMNQSSEIAGRIVNVLVKEGSRVSAGQTLATIKRDAIEVDVSQAQNNLQNAIIDNQRYENAYKTGGVTKQQLDNSRLQLKNMQVAVKAQGVRVNDTSIRAGISGTINKKMVEPGTVVSVGTSMFEIVNINSLKLSVLVDESQIGRIQLGQEVPINVNVLPEDSFVGRITFIAPKSDASLNFPVEIEVQNRGNLKAGMYATATFKTNHGAETQNMLTVPAEAFVNGVSSGQLFVVENGVAKMIKVTVGKIYGDKVQVLSGLNGGEQIVTSGQINLDNGSKVNIIK